Sequence from the Camelus dromedarius isolate mCamDro1 chromosome 12, mCamDro1.pat, whole genome shotgun sequence genome:
CCTGGGCATTTCCTCCATGGACCTCGCCTACAACTATGACCGGGTAAGGGGGCACCCTTCCATCCCCCAGCTCGGTACCTTGCTCTACCAGGCCCCTCCTCTTCTTTGGGCTGCTCCAGTGCACACTGCCTCGGCTCCATCACTAAGTAGCTGTGCTACCTCGGCCCAGTTTCTTTACTTCTCTTGAGCTTCTGTTTACCTTCATCCATGTAATTTGATCAAATTTAAGATACTACTGAGTGTAAGATGCACCGTTATGTGATGCACTGTTCAGGAGGGAAACAAAAACTACTATCAGTTAGGATGATAGGATGACATTGACTGTAAGAAGCATCCCGATTCCAGAGATCTTAAAAGGTGAAAAAGTTTATCTCAGAATAGATTAAACTACAGTATAAAATGGGGGTGGTTTGGGGTGAAATGAGCTAAGGGGTGCCAAATGCCCAGCCTTTGTCTCCCTATTTGATGCCCCCAAAGCCCTTTCTCCCCTCTATTGCCGAGCTGCTCCTGGAGGTggagctgggctttgaacccTCTTGTCTGACTGCAAAGCCCCAGGTTCTCCTCCTTCATGTGAAATGGGAAACTGGCACCTGACCCAGCTGTGTTACTTATTCGCTGTGTGATGTCAGgaaggttacttaacctctctgagcctgtttcctcctctgtaaagtggaaacTCTAGAACCTTCCTCACAGATGTGGTGACCATTTGAGATAAGGTCTCTACATTGTACACCTCCTTCCGCTTCCCATCCCAAGCCTGTCACCTCTGGGCCTTGTTCCCCCAGAGCAAGACCTCAGCCCGGATCTACCCTACCTACCACACGGCCTTTGACACCTTTGATTATGTGGACAAGTTTGTGGACCCTGGTGAGAAGTGGGACAAGGGGCATCCTGAGGCTGGAGGAAGATGGGCTGAAGATTGAGCCTTGGCCTTGTCGCCCTCCCTGCAAGGCTTCAGCAGCCACCAGGCTGTGGCCCGGACGGCGGGAAGTGTGCTTCTCCGGCTCAGTGAcagcctcttcctgcctcttAATGTCAGTGACTACAGCGAGACCCTCCGCAGCTTCCTGCAGGCTGCTCAGCAGCATCTCGGGGCCCTGTTGAAGCAACACAGCATCAGCCTGGGTATGGAGCCCCCTGAAGTGACTGGGGTGTGAGAAGCCCTGCACCCCCAGGGCTGAGATGCTGGCTATTCCCCACAGGACCTCTGGCGACTGCAGTGGAGAAGTTTGAGGGGGCAGCCACGGTGTTGGACCAACACATATCAACAACGCAGAAGGGCACCCCTGAGTGAGCAAGGGCTGCAATCAGGCATCTGGGAGGGTGGCATCCAGGGCAGGATGCAGGCTGGCAGCTGGGCTGCTAGCTGTAGGGTGACCAGAAGGTCCTGTCACCTCCAGCCCCCTGCAGGTGCGGATGCTCAATGATCAGCTGATGCTCTTGGAACGCACCTTCCTGAACTCGCGAGCCTTCCCAGAGGAACGCTACTACAGGTGAGCCTGTCCCAAAGCTCTTGGGAGGTGCCAAGGGATGAGGCAGGAAAATGTTGGTTTTGCTGGCCTTGAGAGCACAGCCCAGCCCCTTGAGACAGCTGAGGAGTCAGGCAAGGGAGGGGAGGCAAATCGGTCAAGGTCACCCTGGGACTAGAACCGACATCTCTTCCCATCACCACTGCTGTAAGGGCCCCAGCTTtcagagggcaggaaggggtgcTTTTGTCCCTAGCTGTATACAGGAACTGTTTCAGGCTGAAGCGCCCCTCTTCCCTGGCCCCTGAATGACCCTGATCCTCCCCCATTTCTCCTGTCAGCCACGTGCTCTGGGCACCTCGCACCGGCTCTGTAGCCACGTTCCCAGGCCTGTCCAATGCCTGCTCCAGGGCCACGAACACAGGCGCTGGATCTGCAGCCTGGGCTGAGGTGCAGAGGCAGCTCAGTATCCTGGTGGCGGCCCTGGAGAACGCAGCAGCCACCCTGAGGCCCGTGGCTGACCTCTGACCCTCATTCTTCAGCTCCTCCCAACCCTTTATCTTAACCCCAGCCACTCCAGTTTCCTTTGAGTGTGTCCTCTGATGCCAGAAGACAACGGAATGGCAGGACTCTCTCAAACTTCTGAGGCAACAGCTCTGGGTCCCACCAGTGTGGTCACTTGAGGGGAGTGACAAGCCCCAGATGAAAATTTCCCTCATCCTGGCTCTTGGTTGGCAGAGGGTGAACAGGAGACAAGGATGGTGGGAATGGCAAAACCACCAACTGCCCTTGGTAGTGGGTCGGTGAGGATGGGATGCATAATGCCAACCAAGACATCAACTCAGAGACCACCAgaggggaactgaggcccagggtgggtAGGGCATTGCCCAGTTTGGGTTCCTCTCCCCCCATACCCCTAGCAAGTCTCAAtatccccctgccctccctcaaaTAAATCAAGCCTAGCTATTGTCCCCGCAAGACAAGTTCATTTTATTGTGTGGAAATCATGAAAAAAGAAACCTGAGTATTTCAGACCCAGTCCTGGAGCTTTGGGAGACTGCATAGCCCCTCCTCATACTGGGGACTTGGGTCTGTCCACagcctcatcttcctcctctgccatGACCACCTCTTCCAGGGTGCGCCCTCCAAGTTTGCTCCCCACCAACACTTGGCAGGTCCCAGCAGGTAGCAGCCCCTCCTCAGTGTAGTGACCCCTCAGGAACACAACTCTCTCCTGTCCATCTAAGGGCAGTCCATGGGCTTGGCACAGGTCCCGTGCCTCCTCGGGCCCATCCAGGGCCAGTAGGTGgaccaggaagctcagaggcaAGGTCTGGCCCTTAGGGGTGCTCAGGGCACGAGAAAGGCGGGCCAGGGCTCCCCGGCGGGCACGGCCCACATGGCACCACACAGCACAGCTCTGCAGGTAGGGCAGGGTCCGGAGCAGGCGAAACAGGCGGGCGGTGTTGCCTTCGCGGAAGGCCGAGTCGACTGCCAGGACGGTACACAGGGCTGGGCAGGAACGCAGGGCAGCAGGTAGCTGCAGAACCTCGTGAAGGGCCTCCACCGAGCCTGTAAGGGCAGGAATGAGGATGCTGAGTCCTTCCTGGAGCAGGCCCACCTTCCACCCTATCCCCTTAGGTCTCTCCCtatctcccctcccacctcctctggcCCTCCAAGGATCTCTGCTCTCCACCTCGCTCTGCCCCACATCCCTGCtctgccagcccccacccctagGCCAAACTGACCTTCCCTCCCCCTTAATCCCATCAGCCCCTTCCTAAGCCATATCAGAATTTGTTGCTGGAGGTTCCAAAACCTCTTCAAATAGTCTGGATCCTCATAATAAAGTGACACAGTGTTTATAGATAAGGGAAACAGACCCAGATAATTTAATGACTTGCCTGAGATGGTCCTAGAGTTCTTATATAGTAGAACCTGACCCAACCAAATCCAAGTTTTCTGACTTTGAACCCAGCCCTTTCTCTGTACCCTAGCTATGGGAGCCGGCTCTGCCACACCTTCCCCTGGCCACCTAGTAAGGCAACGTCTTCAAATTCTGCTCCTGCTCTCCTTCCAGGAGAATCACGACACTTGGGTCACTTTTGTAAACTGAGGCTTCTGACCCTTTAGCAGGTTGTCAACAGCATTTCAGATACAATTAAATAGAGTAGAATTTATTAAAACGGCACCATCCATCCATGAAAAAGATATAAGGTTGAAACTTCTGCCTCATATTTGTGGGCTATGTGTTCCTGGCTCATTTGCCACACTGACTGAACTGGAGGTTTAAAAAAAGCTTGACAGTCACTATCCAACCTCATTCCTTTCCAACCTCATTTCCTCCACTTTCATTAccagaaaactgagacccagaaatgGGAAGGGACAGGCCAGAGGTCCAGGCTGGGGCTCGGTGCACTGGCTGAGACACACATCTAGGAGATAGGACGCAGAGGGAGCTACTGGTGAGGTTTTAAAGCTTCTCCTTCTTTTCCCGGCCTCCACTGTCCACACTGAGGGCCACCTGCCCCCGCGCTCTGCTCTGTCGCTGGGACCCCCGACTCACCCAGGTTATAGAGCAGAAAAAGGCCCTGGAAGGCTGCCTGGCGGTGGTGCGGCCCACCGCCCAGCGCGTAGCAGCGCCGCAGAGAACCGAAGCTCTCCTGCACCTGGGCCTGCAGCAACATCAGGTCCGCTGGACTGTGCGCTGTGTCGGGTCCGAGCCGCGCGACAACGGCCAGCAGCACTGCCAGCGCCGCTTCCAGCACCAACGCCACCTCGGCGTCGCCCGCGCTCTGAAGGGCTAGGTCCAGCCGCACCGCGCGCAACCGATCCGCCACAAAGCTGGCCACCTCCGCGGGGGATGCGTCGGTACGCTCCGCCACCTCACTGGCCAGATAGCGTACGGTGGCCAACAGCACGGACGGCGGACGCAGCTGGCTCGGCGGGGGCCGAATCTTGCCGGCGGCCGGCCGGCTATACTCCTTCACAACGCGCTGCGGGTCGGCTCGGGGCTGGTCTCCGCGGTACCCTGGCGCCACCTCGAAGCGGTGCAGGCGGCGCTCCTTTTCGCGCTGGACGCGCTCGGCGGCTGGACACATGTCCAGGCACGTGCCCACCGGCAGCTTGCTGCCGGACATGGGTGAGCTGGAGGGAAAGGATGGGCGCTCAGCATCCCATGTACAGCTGCAGCCACTCGCCCCATTCTGCGGGAGGGCACGCCGAGGTCGGCGGAggctcaggggaggggaggggaggggaggggaggggaggggcggacCCGGGGCGGACCCCGCCCGGCCCCCTTCCCCGGCCAGGTCCAAGCGTGCCCGCCGCCCGTTTGGCCACCGCCAGCCTCTCACCGACTCCCGACGCCTCCCACAAATACTCGAGCAGGCCTCCCGAGATGCTCTGCGTTGTAGTTCTTCTCCGCCAAAACTCTTCTGCACTCTCAGGCCCCGATAAGGCCCTCCCACGATGCACCGCTGTGGCCCAAACCACTCCCGTGACGCAACGGTTTGTAGCCCCTTCCGCAACCAATCGCTTTGTAGGAGAGGCGGGGCAGGAGTGAGGTCACGCCTTTCCAAGCTCCAGCCCTCTGATCCATTACTGTTTGGCTTTGGACCACCTGCCCAAAATGCATACTCTTGCTTTGTTTCCTCTCCATCGTCCTTTTCACCCAATAACCTGGCTCAATCTGCCTTagtgtcattcttttctttttccctggagaCTCCTCTACATATTTTCtagatcaggggtcagcaaactttttctgcaaagggcccaAACAGTGAATGTTCTGGGATTTACAGGTTGCAACCAGTCAACTCTGCAACTAGTCACCTCTGCTGGTGTGGGAAACCAACCACAGACAATACTAACGAATGAGCCTAGTTGTGttccaaaaaatttttatttttagatacttaattttcatataattttcacctGTCACAGATactattcttttgattttcttcaactattaaaaaatgtaaaaactattctaGCTCATGGGCCTTACAAAAAAAGGCAGTCTGCCATATTTGGCTGCAGGCCATAGTTTGCAGACCCTGGTTCTAGAAGGATAAACTAATAGTTTAGGGACCAGAGCTACTGCTTACATATCAAGATAGAGACAGGCAGGATCAGAAGTGAGAGTCCCTGATTCCAAGGTGGCAGGTGTGCTCAGGGAGCTgagaattcattatttttctcattcttggtCCAGTTCTATATAGAAGTGGCCTGTAGAGTTATAAGACCAGGAGATCAGGCCAGGCACcagggaaaggagaagagggtGGCTGGCAGTGGAGCTCAAGTCCTGGGAAAGGGTCCACTCTTCTCTCAGGATGGGCGCTGGGACAGATGCAGGTGCAGGATTTCCTCTGCCCGCTTCAGATACTCAGCTGCCTTCTTCTTCACTCCCTCCCGGCGGGCAGGTGAAGGGTCACCTGTGAAGACAGAATGGTTCAGCAGAGGTACCTGGTCCCAAGTATCTGGGTTCAGAAGCTATGGTCTAGCCCTTTACAGTTCATACAGCATCACCATGTGTCTTTCCCTGCTCCCTGAGAGTCAGATATAtcctcctcattttacaaataagaaaactgaggccacaaGAGGTAAAGAAACTGCCCAGGGTTATGTAGCTGGTCAGTGAGAAGCAATTCTGATCTTTGATCTACTTGTTTCtcactttcctttcccttcaaGGTACCATCCAGGACCTGAGGCCTGACCCTCCACCCTGCAGTCCTGCTCACCAGGCACTCCCTGAAGCAGGATATGCACGCCATCCCGGTAGCCCTGCAGAGCTGCAGGGTAGGCGCCTGCCTTCTCGTCCTGTAGGGCCTGGGTGATGAGCTCTGTGGCGTGGCTTAGATAGGCAGGGGTAGGTCCTCCttcttcatcctcttcctcctcctgccctcctggctcCCAGGGTTTCTGGTCCAGCCTTTCAGATTCTGCCTCCAATGCTGCCAGCTCACCTACGTGAGTAGGACTGGGGCCTGCACCTTCTGCAATCAGATATGGAGGACTCAGGCCAGATTGGCCCTTCTTTTCCCAGGGCCTGTTGTCCACCCACAGACCTCCTTGCCCACCAGGGTACCAACCTGTCCTGGGTTGCTCAGTGTCTGAGCAATCCAAAAGCCACTTGTGCGTAGCAAACTAGCCATCGTCTATTTGGTTGGTGTTCATGCACTTTTGTCTTACCttactaattctttctttttatttctttcttttaattgaggtataattgatttataagaTTATATAAGTTACCGGTGTAAAACATAGCCTAATTCTTTCTTTAGGTACATATTAACATTAATTTGTGAGCTCTGGGTCAATAGTATTATTTCCCTCCTGACTACAGTTCATCTACAAATCCAAAACCTACCTCCAAAGGTTTAGCTGAAGGACACCACACCAACTATGCCAGGCCAAGGGCAGAAATGCTTCAAGCCTTGGAATCTTAAAATAATGGATTCAGAGGATCTCAAGGCTATTTTAGGGTCTCACAATTTCAGCTGAGGCCCCAAAGGTGAAGACAGTCAGTGGTAGGTAATTAGAATATTCCAGAGAGAAGGTCTCATCATATCCCCTAGGACTGGCAAAGAGATGGTCAAAGATCCTCTCTGCAGCTTATACAAAAGGCTAGAGATTTGGTGAATTTTTGATGAAAAGGCCTTTGAAGGGACAGTGCCGGAGCAGGAACCACCGCTACATACCActggccaggagagggaggggtgggcctGTCTCCAACCCCATCCAAGGGACCCCACATGGAGACCAGTGGCCTCCTACAGGAAGGGAAGATGACATCTCACTTCCCAGATGGACTTACGGCCCTCCCTGTGTTGCTAATGGAGAAGGTGGAAGAGTTCTTGGGATGCCCTAGTACTTGAGTTCAGGAGTCTGGTGTACAtgatggagagagagatgagTACTGGCTCCTTGCCTGGAGAATTCTGATGGTGAAAGGCTTGCTGGAGGTGCCCACCAAGTGGGGCAAGGACACGAGGCAGCATCTAAGCAAACTGCACTTCCAGGCTTGGTGGGGGCAAGGACTTAGGAGTTTTTCCATGGGCCAAGGAATGTCTCATGGGAGCTCATGGTTTAAGGAGTCTTGACAGGCTCCTGCCCAAGCATCTGGGCCCTGGGCACCCCAAGGGGTGTGGCTGGAGAAGGCAAGAGTATTTGAACGCCTGCTTCTCAGTGGCAGGGCTTATCAGCTGCAGTGACACtgcccctgcctttcccctccaGTCCCTTCTATCCCTTCCCCAACCCTGGAGGGGCCAGAGCATGGAGGGGGGGAGGGAGCAGAATAAGAAGAGTGAAAGGACACTCCTCACACCCTTGTCACCAGGGCCAGAGGCCAGGCCACCGGTCAGGCCTGAGCTGGTGGAGGGGTGAGGCTGAAAACTGGATAGAAGACTGAGGTCCTGATTTGGATCGGATCCCGGGATGAGAGAACTCAAATGCCTGAAACTGATCAGAAAGGTAAGGGCCTGCCCAGGAGGTCACCAAAGGTGGAAGAAGGGAGCCCAACAAAATGGGCTTAAAAAAGACTGCTGTGAATCCACAATGAAACTGTTTCACAATGATCCCGAAGTGAGATCAGCCACTTCAACACCCCAGTTGCCGTAACAGCATAAACTCAGAGAACTTTAGAACAAAAAGATTCAGTGTCTCAGAACCTGGGATTGTCAAGTCCCTAGATCTGACAAGGAGCTCAGGACCAGTGCCTCCATGGGGAACTTCTATCTCTGGTACCCACACATGCCAGCGGCTGCTCCAGGGGCCTCCTCTGCTGTCCTCTGAGCCAAGACTTCACCCCTTTTCACTAACAGGCCTCTTCTGCCTTTAGGATCTACAGCTGGATCCTGAGACAGccaggaaccccccaccccccgggctTCCAACAGAGGAACTCAGACCTTCCCGGGGCAGGGTGATCCCTCGCCCATTCCAAAGCTTTCTCAGGGAGAAGATCCCATGGAAAGTAGCTCACTTCCTCCATGGTTGCTGACAGTACAGGGCACCCAGCTCTCCAGCACGGCCCCAGCACTCGGGAAGGGGCACTGCTTCTAATTCTCATTGAGGCTGCCGTTCGCCCACAGGGCGAATTTTTTCTCAAATTTACACAGCCACCACACTGGCCAGCTGGTGGCTATGCCTGCCTCAGCCTCCCTGCCCCTAAGGACCTCCAGCCCAGCTCctacctgccccaccccccaccccacttgTCCCAACGTGTTACCTTCCTTGGAGAAGGGGTCGAAGAGGGCAAGCTCAGCCTCGGTGAGAAGGCCTCGGGAGGGGGAACTGGACGCCTCCTCGGTGCCCCCACAGTTAAAGAGGAGATCCAGGGcctcctgggcagggctggatGGTGGAGGATCCACTGAGGAATAGATTGTTGGGGACATTCATGCCTGCCTTTATTGTTTCCCAGCTTTCAAAATGTAATCACCCTCTCACTGAATCCCTGCAGCAACCTGGGGCATAGACAAGCCCATTCTTAAGGTCTGTGCCCAGATTAAGAAACTagcccagagaaggaaaatgacctGGGCAGAGTTCCTCAGCAGGATGATGGTAAAGGAGCCGGGAAACACCCCAGGCTTTTCACTGAGGAGGGAGTGTCCCCCCAGCCCCCCTGccaaacatacacacattctaGATCATCCAGCCCTggctctctctcccaccccatgTACCTGGCACCTCCAACTCCTCGAGGCCCCTCCTCTCCACTGGGAGTGGCTGGGGCAACCAGGGCTCATGAGGCTGCAGCCGAGGCTCGTCAGGGGGTGGCGTGGGGATCAGAGGAGGTGGCAGGATGTGCATGTCCCTGGATGCCTCAGAGGGCCATGTCACCTCCCCACCCTGCAAGAGAGAGAGTAGCCTGGAGGTGTCACAGGGTGCAGCCTGGCGGGCAGGTAAGCTTCccaagtgctggggagaggggaagaacaGGTACACGTACCCGGAAGAACTCCTTGAGTTGAGGGCTGTTGTTGAGCGCGGGGATGTGCACAGTGAAGCGAAGCAGGTCCTCAGCCCCCTTCCGCCGCTCCTCGATCACTGAGGCTTCAAACCGGCCTGCACCCGCCAGGGcaaggggcagggagagaaacAGTGACCCACAGGGGCTTCTGGCCCCTGTGGGCCACTATTCCTGGTTCTGCCTGAGAGGGTCTGAGCAGcccaccaccccttccccatTCTCCCAGCAATCTTCCTTGGCTCTGCCCAGGGTGAGAGTCTGGCAAGGAGGGACCGATCTCCTTATCCATTTTCCAGATGTTTAGGGAGCACCTAACTATGTGCTAGGTTCAGAAGATGAATGAGAGAGAATAgcagaaagcaaaatgaaacctAGCAGGTTACTGAAACACTGCCAATATGGGTTTTACAATGTGACTAGCTGTATGACAAACTTTTCATATTAGTTACTGCTTGAAGCTACATCTCTAagcctttttaaagaaatggtttCTGGTTTCCCTTTTGATTGCTGCAATAAAATATTATgtttgcaaaaaaataaaaaaacaaaaaacaaacaaaaaaggaggaTGAATGAGAGAGGTCTCTGGATATCACATCCTAGACAGGGGGAGGCAGGCAACCAACCAGAAACAAATAATTTCAGATGGTTTTGATATAATAGAAAGGCAAAtaagagaggggaagtgacttgcccaaggtcacacagcaagtagcCCCATCTTTACAGTTTCACCGTTCTCTTCAAGGCAGCAGGCAGTTATTTATTTAACTCTGGGCTAGTTATCATGCTGCCAGGGGGAGTAGCTACTGTATTCCCCACTGTCTGGCATAATCTGCCAGTAGTGACCTTTCACCTTGCCATGAAAGAACATCTGTCAGTCTAGAGACCCAAGGA
This genomic interval carries:
- the SNX15 gene encoding sorting nexin-15; the encoded protein is MSRQAKDDFLRHYTVSDPRTHPKGYTEYKVTAQFISKRDPEDVKEVVVWKRYSDFRKLHGDLAYTHRNLFRRLEEFPAFPRAQVFGRFEASVIEERRKGAEDLLRFTVHIPALNNSPQLKEFFRGGEVTWPSEASRDMHILPPPLIPTPPPDEPRLQPHEPWLPQPLPVERRGLEELEVPVDPPPSSPAQEALDLLFNCGGTEEASSSPSRGLLTEAELALFDPFSKEEGAGPSPTHVGELAALEAESERLDQKPWEPGGQEEEEDEEGGPTPAYLSHATELITQALQDEKAGAYPAALQGYRDGVHILLQGVPGDPSPARREGVKKKAAEYLKRAEEILHLHLSQRPS
- the SAC3D1 gene encoding SAC3 domain-containing protein 1 encodes the protein MSGSKLPVGTCLDMCPAAERVQREKERRLHRFEVAPGYRGDQPRADPQRVVKEYSRPAAGKIRPPPSQLRPPSVLLATVRYLASEVAERTDASPAEVASFVADRLRAVRLDLALQSAGDAEVALVLEAALAVLLAVVARLGPDTAHSPADLMLLQAQVQESFGSLRRCYALGGGPHHRQAAFQGLFLLYNLGSVEALHEVLQLPAALRSCPALCTVLAVDSAFREGNTARLFRLLRTLPYLQSCAVWCHVGRARRGALARLSRALSTPKGQTLPLSFLVHLLALDGPEEARDLCQAHGLPLDGQERVVFLRGHYTEEGLLPAGTCQVLVGSKLGGRTLEEVVMAEEEDEAVDRPKSPV